A region from the Lolium perenne isolate Kyuss_39 chromosome 4, Kyuss_2.0, whole genome shotgun sequence genome encodes:
- the LOC127297392 gene encoding metalloendoproteinase 1-MMP: MSSSSSLPFFLIISILVPSCHSCCTRRQLLHGANSSITHLLDGGGANVTDGLKRYLARFGYVSDHSGDDGDGHLVKLYQSTLGLPVTGRLDNVTLDLLATPRCGVPDLHASARFAFFAGQPRWARAPGHFLLTYAIVSSPPYQSLPLPRKTVRAAFRRAFARWARVIPVRFRETANYNLADVRVGFFAGDHGDGEPFDGPLGVLGHAFSPPSGELHLDAAERWAVGRADLMGGEGAVDLESVATHEIGHVLGLAHSSAPEAVMYPSLKPRTRKVDLTVDDVRGVQALYGSNPLFSLSSLSEPDTSSAAATTRSPGTTTATYTAILLSLVAITLLSATLF, from the coding sequence atgtcctcctcctcctctctcccCTTCTTCTTGATCATCTCCATCCTTGTTCCATCATGTCACAGCTGCTGCACCCGGCGCCAGCTGCTCCACGGAGCCAACTCCTCCATCACCCACCTGCTCGACGGCGGTGGCGCCAACGTCACCGACGGCCTCAAGCGCTACCTAGCGCGGTTCGGCTACGTGTCTGACCActccggcgacgacggcgacgggcACCTCGTGAAGCTGTACCAGTCCACCCTGGGCCTCCCCGTCACGGGCCGCCTCGACAACGTCACGCTCGACCTCCTCGCCACCCCGCGCTGCGGCGTGCCAGACCTCCacgcctccgcgcgcttcgccttctTCGCCGGCCAGCCGCGCTGGGCGCGCGCCCCGGGCCACTTCCTCCTCACATACGCCATCGTCTCCTCCCCTCCTTACCAGAGCCTGCCCCTCCCGCGCAAGACGGTGCGCGCCGCCTTCCGGCGCGCCTTCGCGCGCTGGGCGCGCGTCATCCCGGTGCGCTTCCGCGAGACCGCCAACTACAACCTGGCCGACGTCAGGGTGGGCTTCTTCGCGGGCGACCACGGCGACGGGGAGCCCTTCGATGGCCCGCTCGGCGTGCTCGGCCACGCCTTCTCCCCGCCCAGCGGCGAGCTCCACCTCGACGCCGCCGAGCGCTGGGCCGTCGGCCGCGCCGACCTCATGGGCGGGGAGGGGGCCGTGGACCTCGAGTCCGTGGCCACGCACGAGATCGGCCACGTGCTGGGGCTCGCGCACTCGTCGGCGCCCGAGGCCGTCATGTACCCGAGCCTCAAGCCGCGCACCAGGAAGGTGGACCTCACCGTCGACGACGTCCGCGGCGTGCAGGCGCTCTACGGCTCCAACCCGCTCTTCAGCCTCAGCTCCCTCTCCGAGCCCGACACGTCCTCCGCGGCGGCCACCACAAGGTCGCCcgggacgacgacggcgacgtaTACGGCTATCCTGCTCTCACTCGTCGCCATCACACTCCTCTCCGCAACGCTTTTCTAG